In Brachybacterium saurashtrense, the genomic stretch GCCGGTCTCCTCGAGGGTCTCGAGGTAGGTGATGACGTCGCGCTTGTCGGAGGGGGAGAGGTTGTTGTCGTTGAACACCGGCATGTTCTGCGGGCCGGTCTCCATCGCCGAGTAGACGTGGCGGGGCTCGACGCCCGTGACGGGCGGCGCGTACTTGCCGCGGGTCAGGGCGCCGCCGGCGCCGGCCGCGTTGTGGCACATGGCGCAGTTGATGCGGAAGATCTCGCCGCCCTTGGTGGCGTCGCCCTGGCTGGTGTCCAGCCATTCGTCGGCCGGGACGGCTGGGCCCGGGCCCAGCGAGGCCACGTAGGCGGCGAGCTGGCGGGTCTGCTCCTCGGTCATCTGCGGGGGCTTGCGCGCGGCCTGCGCGCCGGAGGCCTGCATCGGCATGCGGCCGGTGCCCACCTGGAAATCGACGGCGGCGGCGCCGACACCGATCAGGGACGGCCCCAGCGTGCTGCCGTCGGCATCCGTGAGGCCCTCGGCGTTGCGGCCGTGGCAGGTGGCGCAGTTGGCGAGGAACAGGGCCTCGCCGGCGTCGACGTCGTCCTGCGTGTAGGCCTCGGCCTGTGCCGTCTGCGGCGCCAGGGCCGCGTACAGCCCACCGGTCGCGACCAGCGCGAGCAGCAGGATCACGAGTAGCGCCATCGGGTGATGGCGACGTGCGGCGAGAGCCTTCACGGTTCGGACCTCGATTCGTGGAGGGGACGGGCGGGGGGAGGGAGGAGTGTGCGGGGCGTGCCGGGCATCGGGAGCGGCACCTCGACGGGGCTCAGAAGATGCTCCAGTTGAACGTCACCGGGATGACATGGCTCGGATCGCCGAGGGTCATGATCGGATCGAGCATGTACACGATGAAGAACAGCACGATCCACACCACGTCGACGAAGTGCCAGTAGTACGAGATGCAGATCGCCGAGACCTGCTCGTGCGAGGTGAACTCCTCGGCGACGTAGGCCCGCATCAGCACCATCAGGAAGGCGATGAGACCGCCGAGCACGTGGAGGCCGTGGAAGCCCGTGGAGAGATAGAAGACGGAGCTGAAGGGCGAGGCGGACATCGTCACGCCGTGGTGGACCAGCTCGGTGTACTCGTAGGCCTGGCCGGCCACGAAGACCGCGCCGAGCACGAAGGTGAGCTGGTACCACTCGATCATGCCCCAGCCGGCGATGTTGAAGATCGAGCCCTCGCGGCGCTTGCGCGGGGTGAACGGCGCGCCCCACGGGAAGCGTCCCTCGGCGAGGAACACGCCCATCTGGCACGTCACCGAGCTGAACACCAGGATCGTGGTGTTCACCAGGGCGAAGCCGTGCGTGAAGTGGGACTGGCCGTCGGCGAAGGTCTCCGGCGCCATCGAGCGCAGCGTGAAGAACATCGCGAACAGGCCGCCGAAGAACATGAGCTCGCTGGACAGCCAGACGAGGGTGCCGATCTGCGTCGGGTTCGGCCGGCCGACCGCTGGGGCGGCAGCGGGGGAGGGGCGCTCAGTCAGGGTCGCAGTAGTCACGTCACCATTATGTCGTGTCGTCAGATTCGGTGTGCCGGTACACGACGACCGGGCACATCGCGGGGCCTGCGCCCCGGGCGGTCCGGGCCAGCATATCCCTCCTGACGTCCTGTCACGAACCGGGACACGCTCCGGATCTGCCCTGGTGGTCGGCCATGTGCGCGGCCGTGACCGTTCCGTGATCCGATCCGTGACCGGGTCGACTCGGCGCGGTGCGGGGATGCGATGATCGGGGGATGAGCGAGAACTCCCCGACCTGGTCCCGTATCACCGCGCGTCTGGTGCGCGGGGACGCGCTGGAGCCCGTGGAGGCGGCATGGGCGATGGACGAGGTGATGTCCGGGGCGGCGACCCCGGTGCAGCTCGCCGGCTTCCTGGTGGCGCTGCAGGCCAAAGGTGTGACCAGCCCGGAGCTGGAGGCGCTCGCGGATTCGATGATCGCCCACGCGCGCACCGTGGAGGCGCCGCGGGACGCGGTGGACATCGTCGGGACCGGGGGCGACCTCGCGCAGACCGTCAACATCTCGACCATGGCCGCGGTGGTGATCGCCTCCACCGGCCGCCCGGTGGTCAAGCACGGCAACCGCGCCTCGACCTCGAAGTCCGGCTCGGCGGACGTGCTCGAGGCGCTCGGGGTGCGCCTGGACCTCCCCGTCGACGCCGCGGCGGGGATGGTGGAGCGGATCGGCATGACCTTCCTGTTCGCACAGGTGTTCCACCCCTCGATGAAGCACGCCGCGGAGGCACGTCGCGGCCTGGGCATCCCCACCGTCATGAACATCCTCGGACCGATCACGAACCCGGCGCGGCCCCGCGCCAGCGCCGTCGGCGTGGCGGACCCGGTGATCGCGCCCACGGTCGCCGGGGTCTTCGCCTCGCGCGGCACCAGCGCTCTGGTGTTCCGCGGGCAGGACGGACTGGACGAGCTCACCGTCACCGCGCCCTCGGACGTCTGGGAGGTGCGCGGCGGCCAGGTGCGCGAGCACGTGCTCGATCCGTCGGAGCTGCTGGGTGTCCCGCGCAGCGGCCATGACGCGCTCCGCGGGGGCACCGCCGAGGAGAACGCGCAGGTGGCCCGTGACCTCTATGCCGGCGAGCGGAGCGGGCGGATGGGAGCGGTCCGTGACGCGGTGCTGCTGAACGCCGCCGCGGGCGCCGTCGCCTTCGACGGGATCGGCCAGGAGGCGCAGGACGGCTTCGCGCAGCGCTTCGCCGCCGCGTTCGACGAGGTCGGTGCGGCGCTGGACTCCGGACGGCCCGCGGCCCTGATCGAGAACTGGTCGACCGCGTCCCGGGAGCTGAGCGACCCGGCCGGCTGACGCCCCGCGCGGAGGCGCCGGGGTGCCCCGGGGCCTCGGGGCCCCGGTGTGGGTCAGCCGTCGATGCCGAGGTCGAACGCGGCGTCGAGATCCTTCTTGGAGTAGGTCTTGAACGCGATGTTCGTGGTGGTGTCCAGCACGCCCTCCACGCGGCTGATCCCGCCGGCGATGACGCCGGCGAGGTCCTCGTGGGCGCGCACCCGCACCACCGCGATGAGATCGACGTCGCCGGTGACCGAGTAGACCTGCTCGATGCCGTCGATGTCGACGATCTCCTGGGCGACCTCCGGGATGCGGGAGGGGTCGACGACGATCGAGACGAGGGCGGTGATCATGGGCTCTCCTTCGACGGGCGCCGGGCGGCGCGGGCACGGACCACGAGCCTAAGCCCGCGACGGCGTCGCGGTGGCGGCGAAGCGCCGGGCGAGGGCGTCCTCCTCGAAGCGGGCCCGGGCCGGCACCCGCCAGGAGCCCTCGACCAGCACCGTGCGCACTCCGTCGCCCTCGAGCCATGCCAGCAGGATCTCCGCTTCCTGGTGGTAGCCCTGGCACAGGGGCGCGGCCAGCTCCGCCTCGCCGAGCCCCGTCATCGCCAGGGAGCGTGCGAAGGGGACGGGATCCTTCCCCGCGGCCACCAGCGTGGTGCCGGAGAACCTGCCGTGCCGCACCGCCAGGAGCTCCCAGCCGCGCCCGCCGATCACCGCCTCCGTGCTGGGGCGCGCCGTGATCAGCAGCGGCACCGCGGCGAGGGCGCGCAGCCGGGAGGCCCGCCGTGCGGCGGTGAGGTAGGTCGCCGCGAGGCGCCGCAGCCCCTCGGCCTCCTCGTACCGTCCTGCCTCGGTGCGGGCGCGCAGGCGGGCGGCGACGTGCGCGAGCACCTCGTCCGGGTCCTCGGTCATGGCCTTGCGCACCCGGTCCCGGTGGCCGCCGGACAGCGCGCTGCTGCGGGCGGCGTCGAACCTCGCCGCCGGTCCCATGACGGCCTCGGTGAGCAGGCCGCGCAGCGGCTCGGCGTCGTGCCGGGACGTCAGCGGGCCAATCTGTGCGGAGCCGTCGTCCTCGCCCTTGGCCAGCCGCGCCGCCCGCAGCCCCTGGGAGCCCGGCCCGAGGCGGAGCCAGTGCGCGGTCTCGGGGTGGAGGCCGTGCCGGTTCGAGGGCGGCTTCTCCCGGGCGATCAGGCGCAGCTCGCGCACGGCGGCCTCGGTGGCGGTCGCGCACTCGATCACCCGCACCGACTCGGCCCGCGGCAGCATGTCCAGCACCTTCCGTCGCCGCTCCGCGGCGGTGAAGTAGGTGCGCACCCTGCTGCGCAGGTTCCGGGAGGTGCCCACGTAGAGCACGGCGCCCTGTGCGTCGAGGAACTGGTACACGCCGGGGACCGACGGCACCGTCTCGGCGAGGTGCTTCTTGCGCAGCTGCACCGGGGAGGCGCGGCGGTGGGCGGAGGCGAGGTCCTCGAGCGTCGACGCCCCGGCGGGGCCGAGTCGCGCGATGAGCGCGTGGAGCACATCGACGGTGGCCCGGGCGTCGGAGAGCGCTCGGTGATCGGGCGTGATCGCGGCCTCGACGTGGCGGGCCAGCGTGGAGAGGCGGTGGTCGCGCACCTCGTCGCGTCCGAACACCCTCCGCGCGAGGGCGAGGGTGTCGATCACGGCCGGCCCCGGCCAGGTGAGCTCGCATGCGGCGGCCTGCGCACGGAGGAACCCGACGTCGAAGCGGGCGTTGTGCGCCACCAGGGCGGCGCCGGCGGCGAAGTCGAGGAACATCGGCAGCACCACGTCGATGGTGGGCGCGCCCGCCACCGTCGCCTCCGTGATCCCGGTGAGGGAGGCGATGTACGCGGGGATCGGCCGCTGCGGGTCCACGAAGGTGCGGAACTCGCCGAGCACCTCGCCCCCGCGCACCTTCACCGCGCCGATCTCCGTGATCGCGTCCGCGGCCGGGTCGGTGCCGGTGGTCTCGAGGTCCACCACCACCAGCGTGGCCTCCGCGAGCGGGGTGCCGAGGTCGTCGAAGCTCAGCTGGCGGCGTGCAGGCATGCTCGCAGGGTACGACGCGGCCCCGACGGGCGGGCGGTGCCGCGGGGCACGACGCCCGGCCGTCGGGGCCGAGGAGCGGACGGGGCCGCGGGTGGTCTCAGGAGGCGGGCCTGGAGCCCGAGTAGATCTTCTCGATCACCGGGGCGAGGTCCTTGACCACCACGTTGCGCTTGAGCTTGAGGGAGGGCGTGAGGTAGCCGTTCTCCTCGGTGAAGTCGGAGTCGATGATCTCGAAGGCCCGGATCGACTCCGCCCGGGAGACGGACTGGTTCGCCCGGTCCACGACGGTCTGCAGCTCGGCGCGGATCGCCTCGCTGCGCGCCGCCTCGGCCACCGTCATCTCCGGCTGGCCGTTGTTCTTCAGCCAGGTGCCGAGCATCTCCGCGTCGAGGGTGAGGATCGCGGCGATGAACGGCTTCTGGTCACCGATCACGACGCACTGGCTCACCAGCGGGTGACCGCGCAGCTGGTCCTCGAGCTGTGCGGGGGAGACGTTTTTCCCGCCGGCGGTCACCAGCACCTCCTTGCGTCGGCCGGTGATGGTGAGGTTCCCGTGCTCGTCGAGCGCGCCCAGGTCGCCGGTGCGGAACCAGCCGTCGCGCAGCGACTCGGCGGTGGCTTCCGGATTGTGGTGGTAGCCGGCGAACACCATCACGCCCTTGACGAGGATCTCGCCGCTGTCGTCGATCGCGACGGTGGAGCCCGGCAGCGGGGGCCCGACGGTGCCGGGGCGGACGTCCCAGGGCAGGTTCACGCTGATCGGTGCGGTGGTCTCGGTGAGGCCGTAGCCCTCGAGGATCGTCACGCCGATCCCGCGGAAGAAGTGCGACAGCCGCGCGCCGAGCGGGGCGCCGCCGGAGACGGCCCACTGCACCTTGCCGCCCATGGCGGCGCGCAGCTTCCCGTACACGAGCCGGTCGAAGAGGGCGTGCTTCGCCCGCAGCGTGACCGGGACCTTCCCGGCGGAGAGCGCGGTGGAGTAGGCGATCGCCGTCGCCGCCGCGGCGGCGAAGATCTTCCCCCGGCCGCCGGCGATCGCCTTCGCCTCGGCGCTGTTGTAGACCTTCTCGAAGACGCGCGGGACGGCGAGCAGGAAGGTGGGCTTGAAGGCCGCGAGATCCTCCAGCAGGTGCTTCGTGTCCGGGGTGAAGGCGGTGGTGACCGGCCAGGAGGCGGCCAGCACCGTGATGAGGCGGGCGAACACGTGCGCCAGCGGCAGGAACATCAGCAGGCGGCTGCCCGGGGGGAGCACGTCCTGGCCGAGGAGGTTGAGCGCGCTGCGGGTGGTGTCCACGAAGTTGGCGTGGGTCAGCTCGGCACCCTTGGGGCGGCCGGTGGTGCCGGAGGTGTAGATGATGGTGGCGACGTCGTCCATCCGCCGGGAGGTGCGCCGTGCCTCGAGCTCCTCGTCGCCGATCTCCGCGCCGCGCGCGGCGAGGTCCTCGAGGATGCCGTCCTCGAGCACGCCGATGTGCGCGAGGTGCGGCAGGTCGCCGCGCACGGACTCCACGTCCTCGCGGTGGCGGGCGCTCTCCACCAGGATGTACTTGGCCTCCGCGTCGGAGGCGATCCACTGGATCTGACTGGGGGAGGAGGTCTCGTAGATCGGCACGCTGACGCCGCCGGCCCACCACACCGCCCAGTCCGCCAGCGCCCACTCGTACCGGGTGCGGGAGAGGATGCCCACCACGTCGCCGGACTCGACGCCCGCAGCCATCAGGCCCTTGGCGATCTTCTTGACCTCGTCGACGAAGTCTGCGGTGGCCACGGGGGTGTAGGACCCGCCCTCCTGGGCGAGCTCGTAGATGGGGACCGAGGGGTGGGAGCGCAGCCTCCCGAGCAGGAGATCCGTCGTGTTCTCCTCGGGACGGCTCTCGTGCTGCGGCGGTGAGGTGTACTGCTTCATCGAATCTCCTTCGATCCGGGGCGGCGAGCGGGCGGAGCGTGCCGGACGTCGTCACGGACGCGCTGGTGGGGTCTGTCAGATCCTACGGCAGAGGCCGCCTACGATGGGTCCCGACAAGTTGGCGGGTGCGGTGCGCGCAGGAGCATCCCTGCGCGCGCGGACCGAGGACGGACAGGAGCGGCATGCTCTCCATCGGAGTGGACATCGGCGGGACCAAGATCGCGGCCGGGGTGGTCGACGAGGACGGGGAGGTCGTCGCCGCGACCACGCGCAGCACCCCCGCCACGGACGCCGCCCTGATCGAGGCCGCGGTCGCGGACGCGGTGGCGGAGCTGCGCGCCGAGCACACCGTGGTGGGTGTGGGCGTGGGCGCCGCCGGATTCGTGGGCGCGGACCGCCGCACCGTCAACTTCGCCGCGAACCTCGCCTGGCGTCAGCACCCGCTGGCGGACGAGCTGGAGCGCCTCACCGGTCTCCCGGTGGTGGTGGAGAACGACGCGAACGCCGCGGGCTGGGCGGAGTACCGCTTCGGCGCCGCGATCGAGGCCGCGCACATGCTGATGGTGACCGTGGGCACGGGCCTCGGCGGCGCTCTGGTGATGGACGGGCAGCTGGTGCGCGGCAGCGCCGGCTTCGCCGGGGAGATCGCGCACATGACCGCTGTCCAGGACGGGC encodes the following:
- a CDS encoding Lrp/AsnC family transcriptional regulator — protein: MITALVSIVVDPSRIPEVAQEIVDIDGIEQVYSVTGDVDLIAVVRVRAHEDLAGVIAGGISRVEGVLDTTTNIAFKTYSKKDLDAAFDLGIDG
- the trpD gene encoding anthranilate phosphoribosyltransferase — translated: MSENSPTWSRITARLVRGDALEPVEAAWAMDEVMSGAATPVQLAGFLVALQAKGVTSPELEALADSMIAHARTVEAPRDAVDIVGTGGDLAQTVNISTMAAVVIASTGRPVVKHGNRASTSKSGSADVLEALGVRLDLPVDAAAGMVERIGMTFLFAQVFHPSMKHAAEARRGLGIPTVMNILGPITNPARPRASAVGVADPVIAPTVAGVFASRGTSALVFRGQDGLDELTVTAPSDVWEVRGGQVREHVLDPSELLGVPRSGHDALRGGTAEENAQVARDLYAGERSGRMGAVRDAVLLNAAAGAVAFDGIGQEAQDGFAQRFAAAFDEVGAALDSGRPAALIENWSTASRELSDPAG
- a CDS encoding c-type cytochrome; this encodes MKALAARRHHPMALLVILLLALVATGGLYAALAPQTAQAEAYTQDDVDAGEALFLANCATCHGRNAEGLTDADGSTLGPSLIGVGAAAVDFQVGTGRMPMQASGAQAARKPPQMTEEQTRQLAAYVASLGPGPAVPADEWLDTSQGDATKGGEIFRINCAMCHNAAGAGGALTRGKYAPPVTGVEPRHVYSAMETGPQNMPVFNDNNLSPSDKRDVITYLETLEETGSPGGISLGSLGPVTEGLYAWTIILSLLLGCAVWLGAKAK
- a CDS encoding cytochrome c oxidase subunit 3, with the protein product MTTATLTERPSPAAAPAVGRPNPTQIGTLVWLSSELMFFGGLFAMFFTLRSMAPETFADGQSHFTHGFALVNTTILVFSSVTCQMGVFLAEGRFPWGAPFTPRKRREGSIFNIAGWGMIEWYQLTFVLGAVFVAGQAYEYTELVHHGVTMSASPFSSVFYLSTGFHGLHVLGGLIAFLMVLMRAYVAEEFTSHEQVSAICISYYWHFVDVVWIVLFFIVYMLDPIMTLGDPSHVIPVTFNWSIF
- a CDS encoding DEDD exonuclease domain-containing protein, whose product is MPARRQLSFDDLGTPLAEATLVVVDLETTGTDPAADAITEIGAVKVRGGEVLGEFRTFVDPQRPIPAYIASLTGITEATVAGAPTIDVVLPMFLDFAAGAALVAHNARFDVGFLRAQAAACELTWPGPAVIDTLALARRVFGRDEVRDHRLSTLARHVEAAITPDHRALSDARATVDVLHALIARLGPAGASTLEDLASAHRRASPVQLRKKHLAETVPSVPGVYQFLDAQGAVLYVGTSRNLRSRVRTYFTAAERRRKVLDMLPRAESVRVIECATATEAAVRELRLIAREKPPSNRHGLHPETAHWLRLGPGSQGLRAARLAKGEDDGSAQIGPLTSRHDAEPLRGLLTEAVMGPAARFDAARSSALSGGHRDRVRKAMTEDPDEVLAHVAARLRARTEAGRYEEAEGLRRLAATYLTAARRASRLRALAAVPLLITARPSTEAVIGGRGWELLAVRHGRFSGTTLVAAGKDPVPFARSLAMTGLGEAELAAPLCQGYHQEAEILLAWLEGDGVRTVLVEGSWRVPARARFEEDALARRFAATATPSRA
- a CDS encoding AMP-dependent synthetase/ligase yields the protein MKQYTSPPQHESRPEENTTDLLLGRLRSHPSVPIYELAQEGGSYTPVATADFVDEVKKIAKGLMAAGVESGDVVGILSRTRYEWALADWAVWWAGGVSVPIYETSSPSQIQWIASDAEAKYILVESARHREDVESVRGDLPHLAHIGVLEDGILEDLAARGAEIGDEELEARRTSRRMDDVATIIYTSGTTGRPKGAELTHANFVDTTRSALNLLGQDVLPPGSRLLMFLPLAHVFARLITVLAASWPVTTAFTPDTKHLLEDLAAFKPTFLLAVPRVFEKVYNSAEAKAIAGGRGKIFAAAAATAIAYSTALSAGKVPVTLRAKHALFDRLVYGKLRAAMGGKVQWAVSGGAPLGARLSHFFRGIGVTILEGYGLTETTAPISVNLPWDVRPGTVGPPLPGSTVAIDDSGEILVKGVMVFAGYHHNPEATAESLRDGWFRTGDLGALDEHGNLTITGRRKEVLVTAGGKNVSPAQLEDQLRGHPLVSQCVVIGDQKPFIAAILTLDAEMLGTWLKNNGQPEMTVAEAARSEAIRAELQTVVDRANQSVSRAESIRAFEIIDSDFTEENGYLTPSLKLKRNVVVKDLAPVIEKIYSGSRPAS
- a CDS encoding ROK family glucokinase, producing MLSIGVDIGGTKIAAGVVDEDGEVVAATTRSTPATDAALIEAAVADAVAELRAEHTVVGVGVGAAGFVGADRRTVNFAANLAWRQHPLADELERLTGLPVVVENDANAAGWAEYRFGAAIEAAHMLMVTVGTGLGGALVMDGQLVRGSAGFAGEIAHMTAVQDGQWCGCGRRGCLEQYTAGTALVRTAKRRAAAGDPLMGPLLQMAGGAKKEIDGPMITRLAQQGDPGAREMIDELGRWLGVGMASIASLLDPEVIVVGGGVAAAGDLLLEPAREAYAKNLTARTHRPLAPFVVAQMGNRAGIVGAADLAR